The Novipirellula caenicola genome includes a region encoding these proteins:
- a CDS encoding OPT family oligopeptide transporter encodes MNDPTSLDPNMPPATPTNGSFGGGELTLRVIVLGLLLSVVMGAANVYVGLKAGMTVSASIPAAVMAMLMFRLLFRQSTVLEANQVQTCASAGESLAAGIIFTMPAMILIGYWQSFDFWTVSMVALTGGLLGILFMIPMRRVFVANNPELPFPEGVACAAVLKAGESGNDQQDAARGLIIGGIVGAIFKVAAGFLGIVQDSLQVAKTVGDRIFYFGGDLSPMLVAVGFIVRLHVAILIFIGGTLGWLIGIPLLGGGSEYADPIDGAWTIWSSEIRYVGVGAMVVGGIGSLFAVRSGLIAAVRELSQGLRGHTAVRAQSERDIPSGLILTLGIACTLMLAMLNYRFTGDVGVTILSTSVMLAMGFFFTAVASYIVGLVGNSNSPVSGMTITAVLAAGGLLWLFNYSGAQGMVATLGIAAVVCCVACTSGDVCNDLKTGSIVGAAPFRQQIMQIGGVGVAAFVMAPVLTLLHNNTPGGIGGEKLSAPQASLFASLARGFAGEGELPWNLIGVGAGVGVVILIIDEILKRRTKYRAHLMPIAVGMYLPFGLATPILIGGILAKICTRTTPSPDHDRVLHRGILFSSGVIAGEALTAVGLAGLAAFGITAMNFELSSSVLTTLTLAVAVAIVALFLIMTRPRSA; translated from the coding sequence ATGAACGATCCGACGAGCCTCGATCCCAATATGCCTCCTGCCACCCCCACGAATGGTTCGTTCGGCGGTGGCGAATTGACGCTGCGTGTGATCGTGCTGGGGTTACTGTTGTCAGTGGTGATGGGAGCCGCCAATGTCTACGTCGGGCTAAAAGCTGGCATGACCGTGTCGGCATCGATTCCGGCTGCGGTGATGGCGATGTTGATGTTCCGGTTGCTGTTCCGTCAATCCACGGTACTCGAGGCGAACCAAGTCCAAACGTGTGCTTCGGCCGGTGAGTCGCTGGCCGCAGGCATCATCTTTACGATGCCCGCGATGATCTTGATCGGGTATTGGCAATCGTTTGATTTTTGGACTGTATCGATGGTCGCACTGACCGGCGGACTGTTGGGCATCTTGTTCATGATTCCGATGCGACGGGTTTTCGTCGCCAACAATCCCGAATTGCCTTTCCCCGAAGGCGTCGCCTGTGCGGCTGTACTCAAAGCCGGCGAAAGCGGCAATGATCAACAGGATGCTGCGCGAGGCTTGATCATCGGCGGCATTGTCGGCGCGATTTTTAAAGTCGCCGCAGGTTTTCTGGGGATCGTTCAAGACTCGTTGCAAGTGGCGAAAACAGTCGGTGATCGCATCTTTTATTTCGGAGGCGACTTGTCACCGATGTTGGTCGCGGTCGGTTTTATTGTTCGTTTGCACGTGGCGATCTTGATCTTCATTGGCGGCACGTTGGGGTGGCTGATTGGCATCCCACTGCTTGGCGGCGGCAGTGAATATGCAGACCCGATCGATGGCGCATGGACGATCTGGAGCAGCGAAATTCGCTACGTCGGTGTCGGCGCGATGGTGGTCGGGGGAATCGGTTCTCTGTTTGCTGTGCGATCCGGTTTGATTGCTGCGGTTCGCGAGCTTTCGCAGGGGCTGCGGGGACATACCGCTGTACGAGCTCAAAGCGAACGCGACATTCCATCGGGACTGATTCTGACGCTTGGAATCGCTTGCACCCTCATGCTGGCGATGTTGAACTACCGCTTTACCGGCGACGTGGGCGTCACGATCCTATCGACCTCGGTGATGTTAGCGATGGGGTTCTTTTTCACCGCCGTGGCCAGCTACATCGTCGGGCTGGTGGGCAATTCCAACAGCCCCGTCTCGGGAATGACAATCACGGCGGTCTTGGCCGCGGGCGGATTGCTATGGCTGTTCAATTACTCGGGCGCCCAAGGGATGGTCGCCACGCTTGGCATCGCTGCGGTGGTTTGCTGCGTTGCCTGTACCAGTGGCGATGTTTGCAACGATCTGAAAACGGGTTCGATCGTGGGGGCGGCCCCGTTTCGACAACAGATCATGCAGATTGGCGGCGTTGGGGTTGCTGCGTTTGTGATGGCCCCGGTGCTGACGCTGCTACACAACAATACGCCCGGCGGGATTGGTGGCGAAAAATTGTCGGCTCCGCAAGCCAGCTTGTTCGCGAGTTTGGCACGTGGATTCGCGGGCGAAGGCGAGTTGCCGTGGAATTTGATCGGCGTGGGGGCCGGCGTGGGCGTGGTGATTTTGATCATCGATGAAATTTTGAAACGACGAACGAAATATCGTGCCCACCTGATGCCGATCGCCGTCGGAATGTATTTGCCCTTCGGATTGGCCACCCCCATTTTGATCGGGGGCATCCTCGCAAAAATATGCACTCGCACCACACCGTCGCCGGATCACGACCGTGTACTGCACCGAGGCATTTTGTTCTCGTCCGGCGTGATTGCTGGCGAAGCTTTGACCGCGGTGGGACTCGCGGGTCTGGCCGCATTCGGAATCACCGCGATGAACTTCGAACTTTCGTCCAGCGTGCTCACCACGCTGACGTTGGCGGTCGCGGTCGCGATTGTCGCCCTTTTTCTGATCATGACGCGGCCCCGTTCCGCGTGA
- a CDS encoding sulfatase-like hydrolase/transferase — MNTLHRFLLSCLAVLVTIASAAAQSPQLNRPNVMVFLVDDMGVMDTSVPFLTDAEGNPKRYPLNDYYRTPAMQRLADQGIRFNQFCAMSVCSPTRNSIMTGQNAARHRATNWINPEKDNAGPHGAPNWNWEGLKETDVTLPGVLSDCGYRTIHVGKAHFGPKDHEGAEPLNLGFDVNIAGAAFGAPGSYYGEKNYGHGTKRAHHAVPHLEKYHGSDTFLSEALTIEAKKQVTETVQSGEPFYLYFAHYAVHAPFDSDPRFADHYKDSGKPKNAQAFATLIEGMDKSLGDMLDHLEELGVAENTLVLFLGDNGSDAPLGHQHQVACAAPLRGKKGAHYEGGMRVPLIAAWAKPNSDNALQSKLPIPAGAIQSQIAAVQDLFPTITQLTGCEVPSSHVVDGAPLQTLLTGKSDSDRPQTFLMHYPHGPHRSNYFTTWRDGDWKVIYHTLPEEKTTGGFIQFDGGHYELFNLKDDPFESNNLADSHPQVLRRMMTGLIAELEKHNAVYPVDDAGNELRPQLP, encoded by the coding sequence ATGAATACACTGCATCGATTTCTGTTGTCTTGCCTTGCTGTCCTGGTAACGATTGCGTCGGCGGCGGCTCAATCCCCCCAACTCAATCGCCCCAACGTGATGGTATTTCTTGTGGATGACATGGGAGTGATGGATACGTCGGTGCCATTTTTGACGGACGCCGAGGGAAATCCTAAACGCTATCCGCTGAACGATTATTACCGCACTCCCGCGATGCAGCGGTTGGCGGATCAAGGCATTCGTTTTAACCAGTTCTGTGCCATGAGTGTTTGTTCGCCGACGCGAAATTCGATCATGACCGGACAAAATGCCGCTCGCCATCGTGCAACGAACTGGATCAATCCCGAAAAGGACAATGCGGGCCCTCATGGTGCACCGAATTGGAATTGGGAAGGATTAAAAGAGACCGATGTCACGCTGCCCGGCGTCTTGAGTGATTGCGGTTATCGCACGATTCATGTTGGCAAAGCCCACTTTGGCCCCAAGGATCATGAAGGTGCCGAACCGCTAAATCTTGGGTTCGACGTGAACATCGCCGGCGCCGCTTTTGGGGCCCCTGGAAGCTACTATGGTGAAAAGAACTATGGTCACGGAACCAAACGTGCTCATCATGCCGTGCCGCACTTAGAAAAGTATCACGGCAGCGACACGTTCTTGAGCGAGGCGTTGACGATCGAAGCTAAAAAACAAGTCACTGAAACGGTGCAAAGTGGCGAGCCGTTCTATCTGTATTTTGCTCATTATGCCGTCCATGCCCCGTTTGATTCGGATCCTCGCTTTGCCGACCACTACAAGGATTCGGGCAAACCAAAGAACGCCCAAGCCTTTGCGACGCTGATCGAAGGGATGGACAAATCGCTTGGCGATATGCTTGATCACTTGGAAGAACTTGGCGTTGCCGAAAACACGCTGGTGCTGTTCCTTGGCGATAATGGCTCGGATGCACCGCTTGGACATCAGCACCAAGTTGCTTGCGCGGCGCCACTGCGAGGCAAGAAGGGAGCCCATTACGAAGGCGGCATGCGAGTTCCCTTGATCGCCGCTTGGGCGAAACCCAATTCGGACAACGCTTTGCAAAGCAAGCTGCCGATTCCCGCCGGAGCAATTCAGAGCCAGATTGCTGCCGTTCAAGATCTGTTTCCGACGATCACACAGTTGACCGGGTGTGAGGTTCCTTCAAGTCACGTGGTCGACGGGGCTCCGTTGCAAACGCTGCTCACGGGAAAATCCGACTCGGATCGTCCGCAAACCTTCTTGATGCACTACCCTCACGGACCGCATCGCAGTAACTACTTTACCACGTGGCGTGATGGCGATTGGAAGGTGATCTACCACACCTTGCCCGAGGAAAAGACCACCGGCGGCTTCATCCAGTTCGATGGCGGCCACTACGAGCTGTTCAATTTGAAAGACGATCCCTTTGAATCAAACAATCTTGCGGATTCGCATCCGCAAGTGCTGCGGCGGATGATGACGGGGTTGATTGCGGAACTCGAAAAACACAACGCTGTCTATCCCGTGGACGATGCGGGAAACGAACTCCGCCCGCAGTTGCCGTAA
- a CDS encoding lactonase family protein — MLGSASEPVVFISAFKSGDEGAIHAFRFDTQTGVLEPLNRSTGIGQPFFMALSPNGQFLYAIDTDQFGGDEDESIAAYSIEAETGKLTRLNRQSARGTASCYLDVDASGKSVLVANYASGSVAALPVREDGSLKEAASFIQHEGSSMDPKRQQGPFAHSIVISPDNRFALAADLGLDKVLIYRLDAATGNLVVNDVQPFASLPPGSGPRHLTFDPSGNRVYVINELKNTVTYFSYAADSGRLTLQQTISTLPEGFSGTSHCADLKITPDGQFLYGTNRGHDSIAIYRIGSDGRLSRVGIKSSLGGGPQNLLITPDGRWLLCANMTGNNVRVFRIDSTNGGLTAVGDPVSVSMPSCLCWLPAT, encoded by the coding sequence GTGTTGGGCTCTGCCAGCGAACCGGTGGTTTTTATCTCGGCGTTTAAGTCGGGTGATGAGGGCGCGATCCATGCCTTTCGCTTCGATACGCAAACGGGAGTATTAGAACCGCTAAACCGAAGCACCGGTATCGGTCAACCGTTCTTCATGGCACTTTCGCCCAACGGGCAATTCTTGTATGCCATTGATACGGACCAATTCGGTGGCGACGAAGATGAATCGATTGCGGCCTACTCTATCGAAGCCGAGACGGGAAAGTTAACTCGCTTGAACCGACAATCGGCGCGCGGTACCGCGTCGTGCTATCTCGATGTGGACGCCAGCGGAAAATCGGTGCTGGTTGCGAACTATGCTTCCGGCAGCGTGGCAGCACTACCGGTACGCGAGGATGGATCACTCAAAGAAGCCGCCTCGTTTATCCAACACGAAGGATCCAGCATGGATCCCAAACGTCAGCAGGGGCCGTTCGCACATAGCATCGTGATCAGTCCGGACAACCGCTTTGCACTGGCGGCCGACTTGGGGCTCGACAAAGTGCTGATCTATCGACTCGATGCGGCTACCGGCAACCTGGTCGTAAACGACGTGCAGCCCTTCGCCAGCTTGCCACCCGGTTCGGGACCTCGCCACTTGACCTTCGATCCGAGCGGCAACCGAGTGTACGTCATTAACGAGCTGAAAAACACGGTGACCTACTTCTCCTATGCCGCGGACTCGGGCAGGCTAACCCTTCAGCAAACGATCTCGACCTTGCCTGAAGGTTTCTCTGGTACGAGCCATTGTGCGGATTTGAAGATCACGCCGGATGGCCAGTTTTTGTACGGTACCAATCGTGGTCACGACAGCATCGCGATCTATCGCATCGGTTCCGACGGCCGGTTGAGTCGGGTTGGGATCAAGTCGAGTTTGGGGGGCGGCCCACAGAATTTGTTGATCACGCCCGATGGCCGCTGGTTGCTCTGCGCGAACATGACCGGCAACAACGTGAGGGTGTTTCGAATCGATTCAACGAACGGTGGATTGACCGCCGTTGGTGATCCGGTTTCGGTCTCCATGCCCTCCTGTCTGTGTTGGTTGCCGGCAACCTAA
- a CDS encoding twin-arginine translocation signal domain-containing protein encodes MNSKAKSGLPSAATRRQFLATATAATAGGLFLPSRPLYAAGSEVGETDHFWYRLAPEHPYIDSQRENKAFGFGLGKIYLSEDNGKTWPHEAVFRNADNITFSCILGNGNVVFATRTKLYLSTDNLKTHKQIIVKDIDGSDYLPHTPLDPNAPGWYFHPLDGEHAWDVNGTEMLVWGNYCNVLGGAVPVNIYYSTDQGETVKIAYAFGKNPTFQQPGSKEGDRLGNPDNPVVARHIHSVAYNPAENAFYACTGDHDRDDVHECHWLRGTYDARSDRWDWKVLVSVNSNSRFKSGGINFVDGRLYWAADANGQNGTMPHDRGLFHCDPADLANVEKHTMMFNPKYESANMIIEDDVILSAHYAPASPYDTGFIISTDMGKTWAQYDLKEFGKRSPTRFHKKNSDGWFRVDLRKGWIERGEVLFIKPKP; translated from the coding sequence ATGAATTCTAAAGCCAAATCGGGCTTGCCGTCTGCTGCAACTCGCAGACAATTTCTTGCCACCGCCACCGCCGCTACTGCTGGCGGTTTGTTCTTACCTAGCCGTCCGCTTTACGCGGCTGGGTCGGAGGTTGGTGAAACCGACCATTTCTGGTATCGGCTTGCGCCGGAGCATCCTTACATCGATTCGCAGCGGGAAAATAAGGCGTTTGGATTCGGGTTAGGCAAAATCTATTTGTCTGAGGACAACGGGAAAACGTGGCCACATGAGGCAGTGTTTCGCAATGCCGACAACATCACGTTTAGCTGCATTCTTGGTAATGGAAACGTCGTCTTTGCCACGCGGACGAAGCTCTATCTCAGCACCGATAATCTGAAGACACACAAGCAAATCATCGTCAAAGATATTGATGGCAGCGATTACCTACCGCACACGCCACTGGACCCAAACGCCCCAGGGTGGTACTTCCATCCGCTCGATGGCGAGCATGCCTGGGACGTGAACGGTACGGAAATGTTGGTTTGGGGCAACTACTGCAACGTGCTTGGCGGCGCGGTTCCAGTCAATATTTACTACTCGACCGACCAAGGTGAAACTGTCAAAATTGCCTACGCGTTTGGGAAGAACCCAACGTTCCAACAACCGGGATCCAAAGAAGGTGATCGATTGGGCAACCCGGATAATCCGGTGGTGGCCCGGCACATCCACTCGGTCGCCTACAACCCAGCCGAGAACGCATTTTACGCCTGCACCGGCGACCACGACCGCGACGATGTGCACGAGTGCCATTGGTTGCGTGGCACCTATGACGCTCGGAGTGATCGATGGGATTGGAAAGTATTGGTGTCGGTCAATTCCAACTCGCGTTTCAAATCGGGCGGCATCAACTTCGTCGACGGCCGACTCTACTGGGCTGCTGATGCCAATGGCCAAAACGGCACGATGCCACACGACCGCGGGCTTTTCCACTGCGATCCTGCCGATCTGGCTAATGTGGAAAAACACACGATGATGTTCAATCCGAAATACGAGTCGGCGAACATGATCATCGAAGACGACGTGATTTTGTCGGCGCATTACGCCCCCGCTTCGCCTTATGACACGGGCTTTATCATTTCAACGGACATGGGCAAGACGTGGGCTCAATACGACTTGAAAGAATTCGGCAAACGATCCCCCACCCGATTTCACAAAAAGAACAGCGATGGATGGTTCCGAGTCGATCTGCGAAAGGGATGGATCGAGCGAGGCGAAGTGCTGTTCATCAAACCCAAACCGTGA
- the aat gene encoding leucyl/phenylalanyl-tRNA--protein transferase, with protein MEIAALRNDDPSWFPPLEAAVCADGVDGLLAVGGDLSSDRLLSAYRNAIFPWYDEQGPILWWSPDPRAVIFADAIHVSKSMARLIRRQTLRVTWNQAFEQVIRQCAMPRDGNPGTWILPEMIQAYQQLHLSGDAQSCEIWSGEELVGGIYGVTIGNVFCGESMFHRQANASKLALISVAQNERFDVIDCQFPSEHLLSMGAEMISRDAFVRLVKSALGK; from the coding sequence ATGGAGATTGCTGCCCTGCGAAACGATGACCCGAGTTGGTTTCCCCCTTTGGAGGCTGCAGTTTGCGCTGACGGGGTCGATGGGTTGCTGGCCGTCGGAGGCGATCTTAGTAGCGATCGTTTGCTCAGTGCGTACCGCAACGCCATCTTTCCTTGGTATGACGAACAGGGGCCGATCCTGTGGTGGTCGCCCGATCCACGTGCGGTGATCTTTGCCGACGCGATCCATGTCTCAAAGAGTATGGCCCGGCTGATCCGTCGGCAAACGCTTCGCGTGACTTGGAACCAAGCGTTCGAACAAGTCATTCGCCAATGTGCGATGCCTCGCGACGGTAATCCCGGCACCTGGATCCTGCCGGAAATGATCCAAGCGTATCAGCAATTGCATCTCAGCGGGGACGCCCAATCGTGCGAGATCTGGAGCGGCGAAGAATTAGTCGGCGGCATTTACGGCGTCACGATCGGCAACGTCTTTTGCGGCGAGTCCATGTTTCATCGTCAAGCCAATGCGTCCAAGTTGGCGCTGATCTCGGTCGCTCAGAACGAACGGTTCGATGTGATTGATTGCCAATTCCCGAGTGAGCATTTGTTGTCGATGGGGGCCGAAATGATTTCTCGCGATGCGTTTGTGCGATTGGTAAAGTCGGCGCTGGGCAAGTGA
- a CDS encoding DUF1501 domain-containing protein — translation MNLPLQTNRREFLHRASGGFGALALAGMWNEIQAAAIDPLAAKPGHFRATADRVIFIFSTGGVSHVDTLDYKPRLTADHGKSITASRWLNKTGQFERFLIKPRWGFKRYGQSGTWVSDLFPHLGSVIDDVCVLNAMHCESDGHDKATLAAHTGSAQFARPSAGAWVSYGLGTENQNLPSFMVLAPAAPYAGAQTWGSDFLPACHQGTHVMPGDQPLPNIHAKVPAELQQMELAMLEKLNRAHLQQREADQALDARIRSFETAFGMQREAPEAFDLSGESEATMKMYGLQRGATSGFGWQCLVARRLAERGVRFLELIDVGSSSNWDSHGNMGDHQRLAKAIDQPIAGLLTDLKQRGMLDRTLVVWTTEFGRTPFHQKADHPGREHHNHCFSSWMAGGGVKGGMVHGASDEHGIMTAEGAVHTHDLHATILHLLGIDHERLTYRYAGRDFRLTDVHGRVPKEILA, via the coding sequence ATGAACCTTCCTCTGCAAACGAATCGTCGCGAATTTTTACACCGCGCCTCGGGCGGCTTTGGTGCGTTAGCGTTGGCGGGAATGTGGAACGAAATCCAAGCCGCAGCGATCGACCCGCTGGCTGCCAAACCAGGTCATTTCCGCGCCACCGCTGATCGTGTGATCTTCATTTTCTCGACCGGCGGTGTCTCTCATGTCGACACCCTGGATTACAAACCTCGGCTGACCGCCGACCATGGCAAGTCGATCACCGCATCGCGGTGGCTGAACAAAACGGGCCAATTTGAAAGGTTCTTGATCAAACCACGATGGGGTTTCAAACGATACGGTCAAAGCGGCACCTGGGTCAGCGACCTGTTCCCACACTTGGGGTCGGTGATCGACGACGTGTGCGTGCTGAACGCCATGCACTGCGAGAGCGACGGTCACGACAAAGCAACGCTGGCGGCTCATACGGGATCAGCCCAATTCGCCAGACCGAGTGCCGGGGCGTGGGTCAGCTATGGATTGGGGACCGAGAACCAAAACCTGCCATCGTTCATGGTGCTTGCTCCTGCGGCTCCCTATGCGGGTGCACAAACCTGGGGCAGCGATTTTCTGCCTGCCTGTCACCAGGGAACGCACGTCATGCCGGGCGACCAACCGCTTCCAAACATTCACGCCAAAGTTCCTGCTGAACTGCAGCAGATGGAACTTGCGATGCTAGAAAAATTGAATCGTGCGCATTTGCAACAACGCGAAGCCGATCAGGCTCTTGATGCACGCATCCGCTCGTTTGAAACCGCCTTCGGGATGCAGCGTGAAGCCCCCGAAGCATTCGATCTGTCGGGCGAATCCGAAGCGACGATGAAGATGTATGGTTTGCAACGAGGCGCCACCAGCGGATTTGGATGGCAATGCCTGGTTGCTCGTCGATTGGCTGAACGCGGCGTGCGTTTTTTGGAGTTGATTGATGTTGGGTCGAGTTCGAACTGGGATTCGCACGGCAACATGGGCGACCATCAGCGGTTGGCCAAAGCGATCGACCAACCGATTGCCGGATTGCTAACCGATCTGAAACAACGAGGCATGCTCGACCGGACGCTGGTGGTGTGGACTACAGAGTTTGGCCGCACGCCGTTTCACCAGAAAGCGGACCATCCCGGCCGTGAACATCACAACCACTGCTTCTCGTCCTGGATGGCCGGCGGCGGAGTGAAGGGAGGGATGGTGCACGGTGCGTCGGATGAACACGGCATCATGACGGCCGAAGGAGCGGTCCATACGCACGATCTGCATGCCACGATCCTGCATCTACTGGGCATCGACCACGAGCGATTGACCTATCGTTACGCCGGTCGCGACTTTCGCTTGACCGACGTGCACGGACGCGTGCCAAAGGAAATTCTAGCGTGA